A window of the Armatimonadota bacterium genome harbors these coding sequences:
- a CDS encoding PAS domain-containing protein yields MMATADSPFSSMLDRYAPLVALADANDSPILILASNGEELYANAAYRSINVPHDQQRSIVFENDEIKVARVFLPKDPGRIAAEIMLEIAENLPIMVWLRDFETNEVLFINRAYEKIWGRSRESLYKEPDSFIDAILPEDRRYLDQVRKKHGEGVPTSARYRIRRPDGDIRWISARSAPVFDADGKQYRRAGIAEDVTEQTLLQSRTADIQRLESLGRLAGGVAHDFNNLLTAVIGYVEMALEKLPKEADARAYLENVLTASDRATALIKQMLAYARRQPIRYESIDLNETIRRAEPLLRGALGKNIELDTNLHPSLQNIRADESQIQQVLLNLASNSRDAMPNGGRVTIETKPFEVASTTLIGFHELRPGSYALLTFSDNGPGMSQDNLRRATEPFFTTKEPGIGTGLGLSTCEGILLQSGGVLDIETEPGQGARVLTYWKSYQESID; encoded by the coding sequence ATGATGGCGACAGCCGACTCGCCCTTCTCCTCTATGTTAGACCGGTATGCCCCGCTTGTAGCCTTGGCCGACGCCAACGATAGCCCAATACTCATTCTTGCTTCCAACGGCGAGGAACTCTATGCCAACGCCGCCTATCGAAGCATAAACGTCCCGCACGATCAGCAGCGTTCAATCGTCTTTGAGAACGACGAGATCAAGGTCGCGCGAGTCTTCCTGCCCAAAGACCCTGGCCGAATAGCCGCAGAGATCATGCTTGAAATCGCCGAGAACCTCCCTATCATGGTGTGGCTGCGAGACTTTGAGACGAACGAGGTGCTCTTCATCAACCGGGCCTACGAGAAGATTTGGGGCCGATCGAGAGAAAGCCTGTATAAAGAACCCGACTCGTTCATCGATGCAATCCTGCCTGAAGATCGCCGCTACCTGGATCAAGTCAGAAAGAAACACGGAGAGGGCGTGCCCACTTCGGCTCGGTACCGCATTCGGAGACCGGACGGCGATATCCGCTGGATTTCGGCCCGAAGCGCGCCTGTATTTGACGCCGACGGAAAACAATACCGGCGGGCGGGCATTGCCGAGGATGTAACCGAACAGACTCTATTGCAATCCCGCACCGCCGACATTCAGCGATTGGAAAGCCTGGGTCGATTGGCGGGCGGAGTCGCACACGACTTCAACAACCTCCTCACCGCAGTGATCGGATATGTCGAAATGGCGCTCGAAAAACTGCCCAAGGAGGCCGACGCGCGCGCCTATCTCGAAAACGTTCTCACCGCTTCCGACCGTGCGACAGCCTTGATCAAGCAGATGCTCGCCTATGCTAGGCGTCAACCCATTCGCTACGAATCGATCGACCTCAACGAGACTATTCGACGAGCCGAGCCGCTCCTTCGAGGCGCGCTGGGAAAGAATATCGAACTGGATACCAACCTGCACCCGTCCTTACAGAACATCCGAGCCGACGAATCGCAAATTCAACAGGTGCTGCTCAACCTCGCCTCTAATTCCCGCGACGCTATGCCCAATGGCGGACGAGTAACCATTGAGACCAAGCCGTTCGAAGTAGCATCGACCACGCTGATAGGGTTTCACGAACTGAGGCCCGGCTCGTATGCGCTCTTGACCTTTAGCGACAATGGCCCTGGCATGTCGCAAGACAACCTGCGCCGCGCGACCGAGCCGTTTTTCACCACCAAAGAACCGGGCATTGGCACAGGGCTGGGTCTCTCCACCTGCGAAGGCATCCTGCTTCAGTCCGGCGGCGTTCTAGACATCGAGACCGAACCGGGCCAAGGCGCGCGTGTGCTAACCTACTGGAAATCCTATCAAGAATCTATCGACTGA
- the surE gene encoding 5'/3'-nucleotidase SurE: MRILITNDDGIQSPGIFCLQQALRQVGEVTVVAPDRPRSASGHSITLHKPLRATRYQFSDGSWGYATNGTPTDCVTLGLDVLCREGVDLVVSGINDGANLGWDLTYSGTVSAAIEGAVHGKRSFAISLAYEEEGEELRYETAAAAAVRVAELLREHPLPPHSFLNVNAPNLPLSEVRGYSVVAQGRRQYSDRIEERTDPRGSPYYWMQGNVIEDYDQPGTDVHAVRHGYVAITPAHLDLTFYELIEPISERLKQP, from the coding sequence ATGCGGATTCTGATCACCAACGACGACGGCATTCAATCGCCGGGTATTTTTTGCTTGCAGCAGGCTCTTCGGCAGGTCGGCGAGGTTACGGTCGTGGCTCCAGACAGACCCCGGAGCGCTAGCGGTCATTCGATAACGCTTCACAAACCGTTGAGGGCGACTCGATACCAGTTTAGCGACGGCAGCTGGGGCTATGCGACCAATGGCACGCCGACCGATTGCGTTACGCTCGGATTGGACGTTCTGTGTCGCGAAGGCGTGGATTTAGTCGTGTCGGGCATCAACGATGGGGCGAACTTGGGGTGGGACTTGACTTATTCGGGAACGGTGTCGGCAGCGATCGAAGGCGCCGTTCATGGCAAGCGGTCGTTTGCGATTTCGCTGGCGTACGAGGAGGAGGGGGAGGAGCTTCGGTACGAGACAGCGGCCGCCGCCGCCGTTCGCGTCGCCGAGCTCTTGAGAGAGCATCCGTTGCCGCCGCATTCCTTCTTGAACGTCAACGCGCCGAATCTGCCGCTTAGCGAGGTGCGCGGGTATAGCGTTGTCGCACAGGGTCGGCGTCAATACTCGGATCGTATCGAGGAGCGCACAGATCCGCGCGGCAGTCCTTACTATTGGATGCAGGGGAACGTGATCGAAGACTACGACCAGCCGGGCACGGATGTTCATGCGGTCAGGCATGGGTATGTGGCGATCACCCCGGCGCATCTCGATCTGACGTTCTACGAACTGATCGAGCCGATCTCTGAGCGATTGAAGCAGCCATAA